One Bemisia tabaci chromosome 7, PGI_BMITA_v3 DNA window includes the following coding sequences:
- the LOC109032132 gene encoding uncharacterized protein → MYSTVCRQLDAHEDSIWACAWGKALDHPTSSTEENGTLSPSNTTKSSYIITGSIDDKVKVWEYDKDTLKLAHTLKGHSLGIMSVAVNSKGNVCASSSLDSTIKLWDLETGANIGSMSSGPVDVWTIAFSPDDKLIISGSNAGKINIFGVESLKKEQTLDTRGKFTLSIAYSPDGKYIASGAIDGFINIFDTASGKLVHTLEGHAMPIRSLCFSPDSKYLLTGSDDAHMKLYAVHHAQVVSTLSGHGSWVLSVAFSPNQEHFVSGSSDHTVKLWSLNKKESIQTYSEHTDEVWGVKYSPDGTRILSVSEDKSIHIYNCPY, encoded by the exons ATG tattcCACAGTTTGTCGACAGCTAGATGCCCATGAGGACAGTATATGGGCCTGTGCATGGGGCAAAGCGTTGGATCATCCCACAAGCAGTACAGAGGAGAATGGCACATT atcACCATCAAACACGACCAAATCAAGTTATATAATTACAGGATCAATAGATGATAAGGTCAAAGTCTGGGAATATGACAAAGATACCTTAAAACTGGCGCATACATTGAAAGGACATTCTCTGGGAATAATGTCCGTAGCTgttaattcaaaaggaaatg TTTGCGCATCAAGTTCTTTAGATTCCACAATAAAGCTATGGGATTTAGAAACAGGCGCTAACATAGGAAGCATGTCATCTGGGCCCGTTGATGTTTGGACGATAGCATTCTCTCCAGACGATAAACTCATCATTTCAGGGTCTAATGCtgggaaaataaatatttttggcgttgaatcgttaaaaaaagaacaaacacTAGACACTAGAGGAAAATTTACTCTTAGCATTGCCTAT AGTCCTGATGGAAAGTACATTGCATCTGGAGCAATAGAcgggttcatcaacatttttgATACAGCATCAGGGAAATTAGTGCACACTCTTGAAGGTCACGCTATGCCAATTAGATCTCTATGTTTCTCTCCTGATTCTAAGTACCTCCTAACAGGCTCTGATGATGCTCATATGAAATTATATGCTGT CCATCATGCTCAAGTAGTTAGCACTCTCTCAGGTCATGGATCGTGGGTTCTAAGCGTGGCCTTCTCACCAAATCAAGAACATTTTGTTTCTggaagttcggatcacacagTCAAATTGTGGTCATTgaacaaaaaagaaagtatCCAAACATATTCCGAACACACAGACGAG GTTTGGGGTGTCAAATATAGTCCTGATGGTACAAGAATCCTTTCAGTTTCAGAAGATAAAAGTATTCATATCTACAACTGTCCTTATTGA
- the in gene encoding protein inturned has translation MAGEHETLLRQQGYCSDCLSDSDWSESSLSSSCSTSSSDHSYYHGSSHHEWKNEIMPNGQVFHIRSEKLTLKTVAENTAQPTTNGRNGREKSTTEKLVRLIRRRNSRRTRKKHVTDIVADSDQSSVPKIENAEESKAINSSEEVVSTNKVNYSYSDLPYGVMYFHVKDINETNCSDQGLVYCYPRPVNENLIYNIKGALVMLYQLLSDITVSPLTSSSVIVKNNLCHIVFTPQNFELMVLFVPDSRCSRPEALAFTKDVVCFLQFSYQSLSRCFSSPQNHDTLDHLFSVIFAQLLSKSSQLSSTGEEKMSVLDLFSCSFEQFAPAAHRLPLPRDAQVQIDDALSELESNDFSEISDAHFGCQRLYTIVGTCLFYKSYLLATHLNQDDLVDVVSFCRHHNLLRTARDEVIKSMLVWREVYLKSCDRGVTKVSNNSSSYKLPNGRWFLLVVGLGHEMLAVLLESGGCTVKAPENPSPDPFYVRQALETLEHIIRTGVISLVEQSVPQQDVMHGLASKLSSKSADSLLASHSNFLSMKHSDLGSASRISAERVSLTASCGGEDTSSSITSDVGSAAPGPVLGRRALREKALSSFGDSNSHHFDSEYDLSDSDLTPSQTDLANLDSSFISKSSMNSNESSLPFRISTVDANHLFHFIQLDRAEGILLSRSNLAGTGSSQKLSFVINNFTKCVYNIQRIFENSIKFKRMNGLEVKGSVMNNSLIAIKEQGILFEYPLNDSDSEKKVMLTYWVVGRLFFLPHPREIYVCYEDTAPQNMVEIAFRIALSCVS, from the exons ATGGCAGGTGAACACGAAACGCTACTGCGGCAACAAGGCTACTGCAGCGATTGCCTCTCGGACTCTGACTGGTCTGAAAGTAGTTTATCCTCGTCTTGCAGCACCTCCTCTTCAGATCATTCCTATTATCATGGCAG CTCCCACCATgagtggaaaaatgaaattatgccGAACGGTCAGGTCTTTCACATAAGATCTGAGAAACTAACGTTAAAAACTGTCGCTGAAAATACTGCTCAACCAACCACAAATGGCAGAAATGGAAGGGAAAAATCAACCACCG aAAAACTCGTGAGACTGATAAGGAGAAGAAACAGTCGAAGAACCAGGAAAAAACATGTTACGGATATAGTCGCAGATAGTGACCAATCATCTGTACCTAAAATCGAAAATGCGGAAGAGTCCAAG GCCATAAATTCATCGGAGGAAGTTGTCAGCACAAATAAAGTCAATTACTCATATTCCGATCTACCATATGGAGTAATGTATTTTCATGTGAAAGATATAAATGAAACTAACTGTAGTGACCAAGGTTTAGTCTATTGCTATCCTCGACCCgtcaatgaaaatttgatttataaTATAAAAGGTGCTCTAGTGATGTTGTATCAATTACTGTCTGATATAACTGTTTCTCCTCTTACAAG ctcGAGTGTAATAGTGAAAAATAATCTCTGTCATATAGTGTttacccctcaaaattttgaattaatggTCCTTTTCGTTCCAGATTCACG ATGTTCTCGGCCAGAAGCTTTAGCATTTACAAAAGATGTCGTTTGCTTTCTTCAGTTTAGCTATCAATCGCTGTCAAG ATGTTTCTCCAGTCCGCAGAACCACGACACACTCGATCATCTATTTTCAGTGATATTTGCTCAGTTACTAAGTAAAAGTTCCCAGTTGTCATCAACAGGCGAAGAAAAGATGTCTGTTTTAGATTTATTCTCTTGCTCCTTCGAGCAATTTGCGCCAGCGGCTCATCGTTTACCCTTGCCAAGAGATGCGCAG GTGCAAATAGATGACGCCCTCAGCGAATTGGAGTCCAATGACTTTAGTGAAATCAGTGATGCTCATTTTGGATGTCAGCGGCTTTACACAATCGTTGGAACTTGTCTTTTCTACAAG AGTTATCTACTAGCCACACACCTGAACCAGGATGATTTGGTAGACGTAGTTTCATTTTGTCGCCACCACAACTTATTGAGGACAGCACGAGATGAAGTCATAAAATCAATGCTTGTCTGGCGAGAGGTGTACTTGAAATCATGCGACCGTGGAGTGACAAAGGTCTCAAATAACAGCTCATCCTATAAGCTGCCTAATGGTCGCTGGTTTCTTCTCGTCGTAGGTCTg GGCCATGAAATGTTGGCGGTTTTGCTGGAGTCAGGCGGCTGCACAGTGAAAGCACCTGAAAATCCATCTCCAGATCCTTTTTACGTCAGGCAGGCCCTTGAAACACTGGAACATATTATTAGAACTGGAGTCATATCGCTGGTTGAGCAGTCGGTGCCACAGCAAGATGTAATGCACGGTCTGGCCTCAAAATTGTCCTCTAAATCTGCCGATAGCTTGTTAGCATCTCACTCCA ATTTCCTAAGTATGAAACATTCAGACCTGGGCTCGGCAAGTAGAATATCCGCTGAGAGAGTATCTCTAACAGCATCTTGTGGGGGAGAGGACACGTCAAGCAGCATAACAAGTGATGTTGGATCAGCGGCTCCTGGACCAGTACTCGGCCGACGCGCTTTAAGAGAAAAGGCCCTGTCTAGTTTTGGCGATTCCAACAGTCACCACTTTGATTCAGAGTATGACCTCTCTGATTCAGACCTCACTCCT TCACAGACGGATTTGGCAAATTTGGATTCCAGCTTCATTTCAAAAAGTTCTATGAACAGCAATGAGTCAAGTTTGCCGTTTAG GATAAGTACGGTCGACGCCAATCATTTATTCCACTTCATTCAACTTGATCGAGCAGAAGGAATCCTGTTGTCAAGATCGAATTTAGCAGGGACAGGCTCATCTCAAAAACTAAGCTTTGTCATAAATAACTTCACCAAGTGCGTTTACAACATTCAACGGATATTTGAGAATAGCATCAAATTCAAACGAATGAACGGATTGGAGGTTAAAGGATCTGTCATGAATAACTCGCTCATTGCAATCAAAGAGCAAGGTATTCTCTTTGAGTATCCCCTCAATGATAGCGATTCGGAGAAGAAAGTCATGTTAACGTACTGGGTCGTTGG GCGGTTGTTCTTCCTCCCTCATCCGCGGGAGATATATGTCTGCTACGAGGACACTGCACCACAAAATATGGTCGAGATTGCTTTCCGAATCGCTCTTAGTTGTGTCAGTTGA
- the LOC109032123 gene encoding solute carrier family 25 member 35 yields the protein MEFLIGGLSGALAVCVTNPLEVVKCRFQLQGELKARGQYAVHYKNIIHAFYTIAKNDGLLALQKGLPPAMAYQVVLGGCRLGLFQVAEDRKWIAKKGSNNSVGDTSLLKSMAISVAGGCVGGFMSTPFYLVKTRLQVKSSEAIAVGYQHRYKGTIGAFVDIYSNQGIKGLWRGYPLIMFRIAVASSSQIPTFTMLKQYLKNHEVLPNFGGMSHTVVAAFGGGIVTALAITPVDVISTRFCNQGLDANGKGLLYKNGVDCAIKTLKKEGIFGLYKGLIPCYFRIGPYSILTMVLWDSLKSLQRKYNSSS from the exons ATGGAATTCCTCATCGGAGGGTTGTCTGGAGCACTTGCTGTCTGTGTTACTAACCCCTTGGAGGTGGTCAAGTGCCGCTTTCAACTTCAGGGTGAGCTGAAAGCGCGAGGACAATACGCAGTGCATTACAAAAACATCATCCATGCTTTCTACACTATTGCAAAAAATGATGGTCTGCTCGCTCTCCAGAAAGGACTTCCTCCTGCCATGGCATACCAGGTTGTACTCGGTGGCTGTAGGTTAGGCTTGTTTCAAGTTGCCGAAGATCGGAAGTGGATAGCAAAGAAAGGGAGTAATAACAGTGTGGGTGATACTTCCCTTCTCAAATCCATGGCAATATCAGTGGCCGGTGGATGTGTAGGAGGTTTTATGAGCACTCCTTTTTACCTA GTCAAAACTCGCCTTCAAGTCAAATCTAGTGAGGCTATTGCAGTTGGGTACCAACATCGGTACAAAGGAACAATAGGAGCTTTTGTTGACATTTACTCAAACCAAGGTATCAAAGGCCTGTGGCGGGGTTATCCACTTATCATGTTCAGGATAGCTGTTGCATCCTCCTCTCAGATTCCCACATTCACCATGCTGAAACAGTACCTGAAAAATCACGAG gtGCTCCCAAATTTTGGAGGAATGAGCCACACAGTTGTTGCGGCGTTTGGTGGTGGGATTGTCACTGCTCTTGCTATCACCCCTGTCGATGTTATCTCAACTAGATTTTGTAATCAAG GTTTAGATGCAAATGGAAAAGGATTATTGTACAAAAATGGAGTGGACTGTGCgataaaaacattgaaaaaagagGGGATCTTCGGACTGTACAAAGGACTGATCCCTTGTTACTTTCGAATAGGTCCTTATAGTATTCTCACCATGGTGCTCTGGGATTCCTTAAAATCACTTCAAAGGAAGTACAATTCTAGCAGCTAA